TCCCTCTTCTTCGTCTTCTAGTGGGAAAATCATGCTTCTGGTTTTCTCGTCAATTTCTTCATAGTCATCGTCAACCATAGGCGTATAGTCAGGTTCGGCCTTGTGCTTGGCGTCGGCGTTGGCACGCAGGTAATATCCGGCATCGATGCTGCTGCCCTCCGAGTGCTTCAGTTTGGCGAGTTCATGCAGCTGTCCCTTGAACTGCGCCCCCTGGTCGCAGCTCCAGCATAGGAAGAGTCCGTTCTCCACCTTGATGCAGCATGCATTCTTGCCGCATTTAGGGCATCTCACCTTGATGTTCTGCTCCGATCTGTGCTGCAACTGCTTGAGCAGCGTGATGGTAAGCGAGCGCATCTTCTGCATATCCTTACCCTCCTTGTAAATCTCCATTTCCTCAGGAGTCATCTTGTCGCGCAAGGCCTCAAAGTCATAGGCGGTGTACCAAGGTTTCTCCTGGAATTCATAGTCTGGTTGAACTCCATCCGATGATTGGAATCCATTCGATGATTGTTTATTCATAATTCTTTTTATTAACTGAAGTTTCACATGTGGCATCCACCCGTCCCCGAAGGGGGCGAACTTCCAATAACCGCTGGTGGAATGACCGAAGGTCATGGAACCTGCGGATAGCAGATACACTCTCTAATCGTCCCCAAAGGGGGCGAACAGGAGCAAGACTGGATGTAATTCGCCCCCTTCGGGGACGATTCCTCCCTCCTGAGGCTTGTCCGCAGGTTCCATGACCTTCGGTCATTACACCAGCGGTTATTGAAAATTGGCCCCCTTCGGGGACCGGAGGTTACTTGCGAAACCTGCAAAACTTGATTGATTAAGATAAAAAAAACTCTGGTTAAAAACCTTTTAGGTTAAAAACTCTCTAGTAAAAATATACTCTCTGTTGTTCGGTTGTGTGTTTTCACGGCACAATCTATTCCTCCACCCATTGCTGGTAGTCGTTGTCCCACTCAGCATGAGCCGAAGGTCTTGGCGGTGCATCCTTCGGGATATACTTGCCCACGCTCTCCTTCGAGGCATCGGGCAGGATGTTTCCCTGGGCATCCAGCGCCTCGAAGGAATCGTAGAGGCGCTGGCCCGAAGAGGGCTGCTGATACTCAAACGGGCAGAGGGGGCGGTTCTCTCGGATGATATTAAAGCCATCGGCAGCCACCTCTCTTCGAATATCCAGCGCCGCTTTCCTGACATTATCTTTCATGAAGGGGAAATTCCTCACACGGAAGAGCCAGATTTTATTCCCCTCATCGCTATTTCTTAAAAACGTTTCCTTCTTGCCCGCCATGTAATTCTTAACATATACCTCAAGGTATCGCATGGTGGCAAGACTTACGGAATGCTCCCCGAAAGGAACCTTCATCATCAGCAGGTCCTGGTCCTCATTCTCCTTCTTGTCCTTGTCTTCCAGATAACTCATACACTTCTCATCCAAATCCTTGATGATACTCTCCCATGCGCCCGAATCCGACTTGAGGAAGAACATGAAGTGGGTGAAAGCCAGGTCGTAAGAGGTGGATTTTGCATCGCACTCCTCAAATTGCGATTTCTGGCGATATTTATTATTATATTTATTATTAATATTAATACATTAGTGTCCAATAAAAATTGGACACGTTAATTAATTAATCAAATAGTCCCTTAAAAAGGGGATAATCGAGTTCTTTGACATCGTTGAAAATAGTCTTATCAAATAGATCTCTTAGACGGGTTTTGTCCGTCAATGAAATGCTTAGAATCTGCAAAACTTCATATGTCGAGCGTTTCAATTGCATATCATGGTGCACAATAGCCACGAGACAATAAGTGATAATGGAAACACTAATCTGTATGCGTACAGCATTCTTCGTTGTGCCCCAGAATCTCTTTATCTTAAGATGCTGCTTTAGCCATTTGAAAAATAGTTCAACCAACCATCTTTTTTTATATAGATTCGCGACATCCAACGCAGAAAGATGCTTTGCATTCGTCAGAAAAGTAAACTCACGATCATCTTCTTCATCGTAGTATCGAATGAATCTGAATGATTCAGGATACTTCTTTTCGGAAAGATATCCTGTTAGTTTTACTTCTGCATCAGTTAGTACATTCTTTGGCATTCTTCGCTTCCATTTTACCATTTTGTACTTCAAGTTCGTTTTGGCTCTGACTACATAGTAGGAACCTGTAAGATGAATCTTATAAAGTTCCTTGAAAGTATCATAAGCCCTATCGAAAATGTAGTAACTATTTGGTTCATACGTAATTGAAGACATTGCTGTAGAATCATGCTTTGATGCTGTGGTCACAGTATAGAAAGCTGGAACTTGTGCTTCTACGTCATATAAGACATGTGCTTTGACTCCTCCTTTCTTACTTCTGAACTTTGCCCATGGAAAAGTTGCAAGACACAACGGAATAGTTGTCGAATCAAAAGCATACTTCTTTCCTGGTATATTCAAAATGTTGGTTTCTCGCTTTTTGCAAGCTTCCTTCATCATATAGAATGCAAAGTCTTCGAAAATCCTGTAATCACGAGTCTGATTGGCATAAGCAAGAGTTGCTTTTACGATAGTATTACGTCCAAGCCGCAGATGATATTGCTTAGCTCGATGAGCTTCCAACGCAACTATCAAGTCACGTAAACTCTCACGATTGCTCAGTTGCCCAAACATCATTGCAAGAAGCTGGTTCCAGCAAGTGAAGTGTTTCACGTATCGGTTGCCATCATACTTGCGTACGTAGTTGTTGAACTGAGTTCTATTCAGAAATGCAGTAAGTTGAGCGAAAACATATTTGTCTTGAAACATAGTAGCCAATTCTTTTTGGCTGCAAAGTTACAAAATCAAGTCCGTTTCATTGCAAAATACTGCATAAAAGACTATAATTCAACTGTTTCAAAGATCGAATTGCCCTTTTTTATTGGACAGTAGTGATATTAATATTATTATTAACATCGCCTAAAACCTCGATTTGAGGAGTATCGGAAAATACCTCATCGTTTTCTGCCGCATCAGCCTGATGCCACAACTCTGAAAAGAAGAATTTCAGATGCTGCACATCCTGAATCTCTCCGTAATAAATGAATCCGAACCCTGCACTATGGCGGATGCATTTATAGAGCGAAGGCACGGAATCAAACTTCATCCCCTTGGCTATCTGAAAGAGATTGCTGTTAGGATATCTGCCGTCGGCATCCATCCAGTCGCTCTCTCCCAGATAGAGTCGCAGCAACTTATAAAGCTGAGAGGGTGTAACCCCCGCCTGTTTCCAGCTGCCCATCAGCTTGCGTAAGTCGTAGATATTCACGCAGTTGCTGACGGGTTGCAGCTTCTTTCTTTTTGCAGGAAGGTTCCCATTGGGGACACCATTTCCATCCATCATTTGGTTCCCATTGGGGACACCATTCATTAAATTATTACTTTCCATTAGCGTTATTTTTTAAAATTCTATACTTATTTTTTCCTCTAGGAGTTTGAATATAGAGAGAATAGAGCTGAGCCTTGATCAAGACTTTGGCATCACACTCCTTATGCCACTTCTCGGAAGTGATAATCTTTACGGCATTCTGACCGGCGATACCGAAGAGAGCAACAAACTGCTGTTGCAATTTTTCTTCAGCCACTTGCCTGCGGAGAGGATTATTCAACTCAGTAACCAGTCCCTTATCTATCAACAATTTCTTTTCATCCTGCCAAAAGATATCTTCCAGGATTTCCCAGAAGAAGGCGAGTCCATAAGCGATGCGCTTGATGGCCAAAGGGCTAGGATGAGCAGTATGATTAAGATAGTTACCCACATTTTTCTTGTCGATATAGGTGAGCTCAGCAAATTCCTGTTCTGTAACGGGATTGCCTACCCCTACCACCTTCTTCAGCAGGTGCAGGATATCACGTTCACGCTGGTCTTTCAAGTCAGTCATCAGATGGTTGAGAATCTGCATCTCATGGTCTGAAGGTGTACCTACCATTACTCTCTTTAGTTGTTGTTTAATTTCACTTTTCATAATTTTGTTATTAAATTTCAGCAAAATAACAACTTTTTACTGAGATAAGCACTAGAAATGGGGTTTCTTAATAACCGAAACTTTTTATTTCATTAACAGAACCGAGAATATTTCATTGAGCATTTAACGTAAATATACTTTTCAATAAGACTCAAGCATTTAGAAAGTAAATTAATAGAACCTCCTCAAAGCAGCATCCAGCCTCCTCAAAGCAGCATCCAGCCTCCTCAAAGCAGCATCCAGCCCTCCTCAAAGCAGCATCCAGCCCTCCCGTCCCCGAAGGGGGCGAACTCTCAATAACCGCGGGTGGAATGACCGGAGGGAATGGAACCTACGGAAAGCAGAACACTACACACACTACCGTCCCCGAAGGGGGCGAACTCTCAATAACCGCGGGTGGAATGACCGAAGGGAATGGAACCTGCGGAAAGCAGAAAACCACACACACTACCGTCCCCGAAGGGGGCGAACAGGAGAAAGAGGGGATGCGGTTCGCCCCCTTCGGGGACGATGGGGAGAGAGCACCAGCTGATCCGCAGGTTACATAACCTACGGTCATTCCACCAGCGGTTATTAGGAGTTCGCCCCCTTCGGGGACGGTTGAAGGGAAACCGGCAGGAAGAAAAAAATGGCGGGAAAAAGAAAACCGATGGAACAATCCATATATTAGAGATATTTAATTGAATTTTAACACATAATTTATAGACCCTATCGCTTTTTTTTGTATCTTTGCAGCAGAAATGACTAAGAAATCATTCTATAACATTATTAACAATTAAAAAATTAGCTTATGAAAAAGTTACTACGCTATTCATTAACACTGGTTTTCGCGCTCGTAGCGAGCGTTAGCTTCGCAGCAACCTACACCTACAGTTTTACTGAAAAAGCATTTGGAAAATCTGGTGAAACCGCAGATTTGGGCGGTATTGAGTGGACTGCTACTACAGATGCAGGTTACTTCGGATTCGATGAAAACTACGGAAAAGGTCAGCAGTTTGGTAGCAAGAAAAAGCCAGCTACTACTTTGACTCTCTCAACTGCTGCTTTCAAGGACAAAATCACTGCTATTACAGTTGAAACTGCAGGTGCCGGCGGCATCAAGGCTACACTCGATGTTACTGTAGGAGGTAAGGCTTTCGGTAAGCAATATACCGTAACTACAACAAAGACCGAGGCTGAATTCAAGGGCGAGGAAGCTGGCGAAATCGTTTTGTCATACAAGAACTCAGCTCAGGCTGCTCTCTACATCTCTGCTATCACAGTAACAACTCTCGGCGAAGGTGAAACTCCTCAGCCACCAGTAGAGATTACCTACACCGACGTGGCAAGCGTGAAAGATCTCTTGGCTAACTACAAAGAGGATACCAAGAACCTCAACCTCACTCTTACCAACGCTAAGGTTACTTTCGTTAACGAGTACAAGGGAACCATCAATACTTATGTTCGCGAGGGCGATACAGCCATCGAGCTTCGTACACTCGGCTTCAACATGCCAGTGAACAGCATCCTTACAGGTAAGGTAAAGGTAGATTTGAAGTACAACTATGGCGTTCCTTACCTCACAGCCAATGCAGGTACAGACGATGAGAGCATCACCGTTACCGAGAGCGAAGAAGCTGCTCAGCCTATCGAGGCTACCATCGCCGACCTCATCGCCAACAAGTACTTGAACGACCTCGTTACCATCAAGAACTTCACTTTCAGCAAGGAAGAGTATCAGGAAGGCAAGTTCAACTACTACGCTAACGACGGCGAGCAGAAGATTATGATTTACGACAAGTTCAACAAGGTGGGCGGCGTTGCAGAACTCACAGAGGGTGAAACTTACACCGCAACAGGTCTCTATGGCGCTATCTTCAAGGGTATTCCAGAGATTCTCCCTACCCAGAAAGTTGTACCTGGCACTTCTACCGGCATCACCAACATCACAACATCTGCTGCTGACAATGCTCCTATCTTCAACCTCGCAGGTCAGAAGGTAAGCAAGAGCTACAAGGGTGTAGTGATCAAGGCTGGCAAGAAGATGATTCAGTAAGATTACAAATCTTTCTGTAAGATTCAGAAACATTCCGGTTATCAAAGGATAACCAATAAAAAATCCGCTTCCACGACTATCATGCGTGAAAGCGGATTTCTTTTTATCTTCTATCATTCAATCTCTTTTCTGCTCCCGTCATTTTCTTGATGCCCGAAGCCTTGCCGAAGGTATTCACTGATGCTGCTGCCGCAGAAGCTCTGGTAGCCTTCTTTGCCAATCCCGTATACTGCTCCTCCAAATTGAAGGTGATGACGTCGCCCTTGGCTGAACCCACGCCTATCATATAACCATAGAAGGTGTAGCGGTCTCTGCCCTGCTCTTCGCCCAGATGGAAACCCGTCTGGCTGGCACCGGCATCCAATACGAAGGTGGCTCCACTCTTGGCATACCTTATATAGATATCACCATTGTTGTCGATATACCAGGTGAACTCCAAGGTCTGCGAATCCTCTACCTCGCCCTTCCCATCATACACCTCGTCAATCTCAACACCACTTCCGCTCAGCGCATTCTTCCTGTTGCCACTCTGGTAGAATATCATGGTGGCATAGAATTCATCCTTGCCGCGGGATACGCCATCATCGTTGATGTAACTGTAGGTCACCGGGCCATACCATTTGCCCACCAGCGTCTGGGCCTCTTCTATGAGCTGGCTGTTCTGCGAACCGCCTGAACCCTGGTTCCAGTCACCCTGGTTCCAACCCCAGCCACCCTGGTTGTAATCCTCGTACCAGCCATAGTCGTCGTGCCAATAATGACCATCATCCCATGGATCGTCGTCACAACTCGTAAATGTGAATGATGCCGCAGCTATCGCCATCAACATCAAGATTGATTTCATCTTCTTCATTATCTTATATCCTTTCTTATATACTTATTTATATACTTATTTTTTATATACCCTCAAATCCGCAACCGCCCTCATAAGATGACACAGAGGTCAAAAAGGTAGCGACACTGTGGCAAAAGAGGGTGCAACGCAGCAAAAATCGCCACAAAGACGCATTAAATCCCCTTACCCCACCATGCGACTTGAGGCAATACGCAAAATCACGACCATAAGTTGTCGGTGTCATCCAAAGTCATTCTGGAACACATCAGCATAAGCGTTGTTGCATGAATAGATATTCAGCACATACTGCCTTGATGTCCTGACCCATTTGGCTGGCACAGAGATGAACTTGAAGACAAACGCCTTGATGCGGCTTGTTGCTTTGAGTCCGAACCTCTTCACGTCAAGCCTCGCCATGATGAATTTATAGAAGTTGCGTATGAGTGCCGTAAGCAGAAGAAACACCGTGTTTTCTCCCATGAAGGATTTTGGAAGCCTGTTCCAGCCGAATCCGTTATTCATTTCATCGAAGATGCGTTCCTTCCCTCCACGGAGGTTATAGAATTTGACAATCTCTTTCTCGGAAGACTCGTAGTCATTTGTAAGGATGCAGCGGTAGGTGTATTCGCCTTCCCACAGGTCAATCTCACCGTCAATTCGCTTCTGCCTTTGGATTACAAGACGGTATGCCCTCCCTTTCCATTTCTCAACAAGAATGGAGTTCAGTTCAAACTCAATGCCGCCCAGTTCCTCTCTCTTCCACCCTCTGAGTGCAAAGATGTCATCGTAGAGCGAACCGCAGCGGTTGGCGCGGATATAGAAAGTCATGCAATGCTTTCCGACCTCTTCCACAATTTCCTCTGAGCAGGATCCGCAATCTGCCCTGAAACGATTGACTGTCAATCCTTTCTGTTCAATCCTCTCAAAGAATCTCCTCAACGTGTCCTTCTGGTGGAAACGAACGTTAGTGTTGCCGTCGCTGTTCTCTATGCCGACAATCATGTCGCCAATGACAGCCACACCTGGACGGTACCCGAGAAACTTCTTGTATGTGGGTTTCGCATCAAACTTCTCAGCCTCTATGAACTGGTGGTCGAAGTCAACGTCATACCCCTCGCCCTCTTTCAGCTGCCCTGTGGACAATAGGCAATTGAGGAGCAGTGTATTCAGCATGTCTGCCGTGTTGAAGTCGTAGGTCTTGCCAGTGTCGGATGTGTAGGAAATGTTATCCTGGGTCAGTTCCTTTATGGCTCTGAGAATCGTGTCGGCACTGCATGTGCGAAGTGTCGGATGAAGCGAGAGGTGATACATCAGATGAGTGGTGACATCCTCTATGCATGAGCCGCCACAGAAATAAACGCTCATAAGCGAACGGATGATTTCGCTGTATTGATAACCATACAGCCTACATCTCATACCGAGGGTTGAGTCGATTACAGATGAGAGATTGGAGTCAAATTGCTCCATTATTGAAAAAATTCCTCCAAAAGGAGAGAGTTTCTCAGATTTTATTGCTACCTTTGCCATGTCTGTCGGGTTTGATACATATTTTGATTTGCAACACTAAGATAGGTGAAAAATCTGACATGGCAAAATCCTGAGCAACTTTTTGTTGCTCAGGTACTTATAAAATAAGTTAAACTAAAATGCTGCGGAATTTAGGTATACTTATCAATTCAAGTTTCGCAAGTAACCTCCGGTCCCCGAAGGGGGCCAACTTTCAATAACCGCTGGTGGAATGACCGAAGGTCATGGAACCTGCGGACAACCAATAGTAGGGAGAAAGCGTCCCCAAAGGGGGCGAACCACATCCAGCCTTGCTCCTGTTCGCCCCCTTCGGGGACGATAAGAGAGTATCTGTCACTATCCGCAGGTTCCATTCCCTTCGGTCATTCCACCAGCGGTTATTCACATTCGCCCCCTTCGGGGACGGTAGAATGCTACTTGTGAAACTTCAGTTATCAATACTTATATGTTCTTTCTTGAATTCTGATGCAAAGATATACCAAAAATTACACCCTGCAAAGGGAAAAGTGGAAAAAATTAGGGGAATTTCCCTATTCTGCAACAGTTTTTCCCTACTATCTCTTGCTTTTCTCAAAAAAATACACTACCTTTGTGCCAATTATCAAACAAAACTATGCATCGAAACAAAACAATGCATCAAAACAATGACAAAGTATGAATAAAAGATATTTTCTCTCTATCATCGTAACTATCATCGCCATCATGTCCAATACCCTAAGCATGACGGCTGTGCCTTACTGCGACGTAAGAAAATTCTCTATCGTTGACGGACTCGCCGCCAACACCATTTCTGACATGAAGCAGGCATCCGACCGACTGATGTGGTTCGGCACCTGGAACGGACTCTCCTACTACGACGGATACTCTTTCTATACCTTCCGAGATGAACCCGGCGGAGAAGATGTGCTCTCATCCAACCGAATCATCGCCATCTATCCCACCGCAAGAAACAACGTATGGTGCGTTACTTCGGATAGAAAATTCTATTTGTACAGCACCCACTACTGCAGATTCCGCAACACCGAAAAGAGCATCAACGAGCAGTTTGGCATCAAACTGAAGGTGGATCAACTGTATCCTATCAAAAACGGCAGCACCTGGATTACCACCCAGGACGGAAACTATATCATCAGAGCCATCTTATCGCAACAGGAGGAAGTCAGCCGAGAACTCATCAAGGTGGGAGAACATGGTCTGCGAAGCGGAAGAGTATGGCATATCTGGAGCGACGGGAAAGGACGTGAGTGGATTCTCACCGAAAAGGGAACCACCATCTACAATCACCACTTCAGTACACCCCTCCCATTCAAATGGATCAGAGAGGTGGGTGGAAACATCTTCCTGGCTACACCCGACGGCAAACTCGCCGCTTTCGATGAGAGAGAAAAACTCATCATGATTCCGATGCCAGAAGGCGTTACACGCATCAACCAGCTCAAGAACACCGGCTACCAGCTGCTCATAGCCACCAACCTGGGGCTGGTAATCTACAACCCGCGCAACTTTAAAACCCAACTCATCAACGTGCAGAGCCCAAGCCAGCCTATGGCAGAGGTGAAGAACATCTATACCGACGACTTCGGCATGGTTTGGGTGTTTACCGACGGCATGGGCGTAACCCTGGTGAACCCGAAAACGGGCGGAAAGGCGTGGCTCTTCGCCGACCAGCCCGACCCTGCCGACCGCACGGAATCGGATAAATTCTTCATCACCCAAGATGAAAACCATACCCTCTGGCTCGTGCCCAATGGCGGAACCTTCAGCTATTTCGACCGTAAGGCAGGAAAACTGGTACCTTATCTGCTGCGAAGCAACTCTTCGGGCAACTTCCGTGTGCCTACAATCAAGAAATATTGCCTCTCAGACCAGGGCATCCTCTGGATAAGCGGTACGCACGACCTTACACAGGTGGCCTTTAAAGACCACCAATACCACCTCAACGGGCTGGACCAGGGAGAATCTGACGTACGCTCGCTCTGCAACACCCCCGAAGGTTACCACTGGACGGGATATTACAACGGCATCATCCAGGTGAGCAACAGCAGATATGAAAAGGTGGGATACCTGGCACCTAACGGACAGGTGGTGCCACAGCAGGTGAAGTTCTGCCAGTCGCCTATCTTCGCGCTCTTCTTCGACACCGAGGGAAAGATGTGGATAGGCACCAGGAACGACGGTCTCTTTGTGCGGACCAGCCAGGGCATGGCCCACTACACGATGAACCCTGCCGACCGGAACTCGCTGCCCGACAACAACATATTTGACGTAGCAGTCGACCGCCACGGCAGAATATGGCTGGCTACCTATGGCGGCGGACTCGTGCTGGCGAAGCAGAGCGCCACGGGTCAGATATCGTTTGTAAGCAAGAACAACGGAATGCCTTGGCCCAAGAAGCAATTCCAGAAGGTGAGACGCATCTTCTGCTCCCCTACGGGAGAGATTCTGGTGGGAACCACCGAAGGACTGATTACCTTCGGCGACAATTTCAGCACACCAGGCAAGATGAAGTTCTTTACCAGCCAGCACATAGAAAACGACTCCAACTCGATATCAGCCAGCGACATATACTTCATCATGCGCCACAGCAACGGGCAGACCCTGATATCGCAGCTGGGCGGAGCACTGGAGAACATCAGCAGCACAAACCTGCTGCAGAACAACCTGCAGACCCGTATCAACAGACACATCAGCTACGACGAGGGCATCGTGCAGAGCATGGTGGAAGACAACCAGGGAAACCTCTGGGTGGTACGCGAATCGAGTATCGACCTCTATAACCCGAAGACGGGAACGACGGAAGTGTTCGGCCCTAACGATTTCGACTTCAACATGTCGTTTACCGAGGCACGCCCTGTCCACGACCCAGGCACCAACGATATAACCGTGGGCACGCCGATGGGCAGCCTTACCTTCAACCCTGCCAAGATGAAGAAGAGCCCATACCAGGCACGCATTATCTTTACCATGCTGCACTATACGGGCGAAAGCGCATCGGAACCTATCCTGCATAAAGAAAAGGTGGAGATTCCTGCCAACAAGCGAAACCTGAGCATCAGCTTCGCATCGCTCGACTACTCACGCAAATACAACACGAAATACCGCTATCGCATTGACGGGCATACCCCTGAGGGCAAGTGGATAGACCTGGGAAAGAGAAACTACATCGCCTTCAACCGCATCGCCAGCGGCAACTACGTGCTCAAGGTGATGGCCACCAATTCGCACGGCGTATGGAGCAAATACGTAGCCGAGCTGCCTATCGAGGTAAGACC
The Segatella copri DNA segment above includes these coding regions:
- a CDS encoding response regulator — protein: MNKRYFLSIIVTIIAIMSNTLSMTAVPYCDVRKFSIVDGLAANTISDMKQASDRLMWFGTWNGLSYYDGYSFYTFRDEPGGEDVLSSNRIIAIYPTARNNVWCVTSDRKFYLYSTHYCRFRNTEKSINEQFGIKLKVDQLYPIKNGSTWITTQDGNYIIRAILSQQEEVSRELIKVGEHGLRSGRVWHIWSDGKGREWILTEKGTTIYNHHFSTPLPFKWIREVGGNIFLATPDGKLAAFDEREKLIMIPMPEGVTRINQLKNTGYQLLIATNLGLVIYNPRNFKTQLINVQSPSQPMAEVKNIYTDDFGMVWVFTDGMGVTLVNPKTGGKAWLFADQPDPADRTESDKFFITQDENHTLWLVPNGGTFSYFDRKAGKLVPYLLRSNSSGNFRVPTIKKYCLSDQGILWISGTHDLTQVAFKDHQYHLNGLDQGESDVRSLCNTPEGYHWTGYYNGIIQVSNSRYEKVGYLAPNGQVVPQQVKFCQSPIFALFFDTEGKMWIGTRNDGLFVRTSQGMAHYTMNPADRNSLPDNNIFDVAVDRHGRIWLATYGGGLVLAKQSATGQISFVSKNNGMPWPKKQFQKVRRIFCSPTGEILVGTTEGLITFGDNFSTPGKMKFFTSQHIENDSNSISASDIYFIMRHSNGQTLISQLGGALENISSTNLLQNNLQTRINRHISYDEGIVQSMVEDNQGNLWVVRESSIDLYNPKTGTTEVFGPNDFDFNMSFTEARPVHDPGTNDITVGTPMGSLTFNPAKMKKSPYQARIIFTMLHYTGESASEPILHKEKVEIPANKRNLSISFASLDYSRKYNTKYRYRIDGHTPEGKWIDLGKRNYIAFNRIASGNYVLKVMATNSHGVWSKYVAELPIEVRPTFWESIWGKILMVILLMCIVGSIFYIYNRNQREKMSHEMSLMKNDFFSDASHKLRTPLTLIGGPLKEVLDTEHGITRKGREMLTIALKNSYEMLDMLNKILRYDNSTLMNRDGSQTSGDTLVNTGGVSYMDSTENEEDEISGQINDENVARFLAEAEKAEKELEENMTEEEKMAREEQSKEHTVLVVEDNKDLRKYLYTILSEHYNVLLAENGKAGLLMTRTELPDFIITDVTMPVMDGITMVGEIKQDHELSQIPIIILSAKASVQDRLKGFEMGVDAYMTKPFSTEYLLGRISAVLKQRHNLQKEMIQKLEHTGNLIGKAMSGGISSGINGSKNNALNNGLNNALNNGLNNALNDGQNGGLIASSANEPEKTLSQITREITEKEREKEEKTRLKREQSDFAFMASQINDATTARILKYVTEHIDSPDLKIDDIADAMGMSRSVLYLKIKQQLGMTPIDFVRHVRIMRACELLKDTDEALSSVAFAVGFSDPKYFSKVFKRETGIVPTEYRERTR
- a CDS encoding IS4 family transposase, with amino-acid sequence MFQDKYVFAQLTAFLNRTQFNNYVRKYDGNRYVKHFTCWNQLLAMMFGQLSNRESLRDLIVALEAHRAKQYHLRLGRNTIVKATLAYANQTRDYRIFEDFAFYMMKEACKKRETNILNIPGKKYAFDSTTIPLCLATFPWAKFRSKKGGVKAHVLYDVEAQVPAFYTVTTASKHDSTAMSSITYEPNSYYIFDRAYDTFKELYKIHLTGSYYVVRAKTNLKYKMVKWKRRMPKNVLTDAEVKLTGYLSEKKYPESFRFIRYYDEEDDREFTFLTNAKHLSALDVANLYKKRWLVELFFKWLKQHLKIKRFWGTTKNAVRIQISVSIITYCLVAIVHHDMQLKRSTYEVLQILSISLTDKTRLRDLFDKTIFNDVKELDYPLFKGLFD
- a CDS encoding IS1380 family transposase — encoded protein: MAKVAIKSEKLSPFGGIFSIMEQFDSNLSSVIDSTLGMRCRLYGYQYSEIIRSLMSVYFCGGSCIEDVTTHLMYHLSLHPTLRTCSADTILRAIKELTQDNISYTSDTGKTYDFNTADMLNTLLLNCLLSTGQLKEGEGYDVDFDHQFIEAEKFDAKPTYKKFLGYRPGVAVIGDMIVGIENSDGNTNVRFHQKDTLRRFFERIEQKGLTVNRFRADCGSCSEEIVEEVGKHCMTFYIRANRCGSLYDDIFALRGWKREELGGIEFELNSILVEKWKGRAYRLVIQRQKRIDGEIDLWEGEYTYRCILTNDYESSEKEIVKFYNLRGGKERIFDEMNNGFGWNRLPKSFMGENTVFLLLTALIRNFYKFIMARLDVKRFGLKATSRIKAFVFKFISVPAKWVRTSRQYVLNIYSCNNAYADVFQNDFG